The Streptomyces cathayae DNA segment GGTCGCCTACCTGCCCGGACTGGCGATGCCCCGGATCGCGACCTCTACCCGGGCGAGGCGAAGACCGACGCGAAGGACGCCGCGGTGATCGCGGACGCGGCCCGCACCATGCCGCACACCCTGCGCTCACTGGAGTTGACCGACGAGATCACCGCCGAGCTCACCGTGCTGGTCGGCTTCGACCAGGACCTCGCCGCCGAGGCCACCCGCACCTCCAACCGGATACGCGGCCTGCTCACCCAGTTCCACCCCAGCCTGGAACGCGTCCATGGAGATTCCTACCTGCTGGGGGACGGAGGCGCGGCGGTCACAGGCTGCGCAGGAAGGGCAACGAGGGCATGAAGAAGTACTCGCCGCCCTTCATGGTCACCGCCTGCTCAGGGGCGGGGACTTCCTGACTCTCGTCGTCTCCCCAAGCCTGCGGCCATGTCTGCGGGAGCCGACTGCCCTGGCCGATGACCGGGTCGAGCCCCGGTTGGGGAGCGGTGCCGTGCTGGGGGAAGCCGGCGTTGTTCGCCCACAGTCGCTGCACGAACTCGAACTGCTGACCAAGCTCGGAGTTGAACGCCATGAACAGCAGGCCGACGCCGCTCTCGGGCAGATCGCCCTCAGCGCGTTCCCCGTAGGTCTGCCCTCGCCGCGCCAGCAGGTGCAGCCTCTCCCCCTCCGGCGGTTCGAAGCCGCCGGACCCGCGCGGGTTGGTCTTGCGGATGTGCGCCTGGAACGGGCACTTGTGGGCGGCGTGGTCGCTGGCGTACGTGAAGTCGTTCATCACCGGCTTATCCGCTCCAGCCTCCGCCTGCAGCGTGAGCGGCGTACCGTCCCTGAAACGACCGACGAGCATCGCACCGGCCCGCTCGCGGTCGTTGTTGTCGAGCTTGAGCGCATCGGCGAGCTCTTCCTCGGCCGCCTTGAAGGCCCGCACGTTCTGTTCCAACTTGCGCAGCACGAAGTAGCTGCCGAAGTCCGTGGTGGGGTCGGGGGCCGCTGTGTCTGCGACCAGCACCCGTCCCAGCGGCAGGAACGGATCCCATACGGAGGTTCCATCCATCGTGTCGCGCTCAGCCTGAAGGTCCTCGGCGAGGAACAGCGGCAGGCTGCGCCCGTCGACATACCCGAAGTGCTCGATAGCGCGGCCCGCGGCGTCGTGCAGGGTCTGGCCGGTCTCCCTGGCGAGCACAGTGATCGAATCGGTCAGCAGTGCCTCGACCTCGGCGAGCCTGGCGCCGGCCGGGGATGAGTCGGCGTCGCCGACCAGGACGACGGCGTGGATCGTCTGCTGGTAACCGGGCTCCCACTGCACGGGATCAGGGTCGCTCAGGTTAGACAGAGAATCGGGGTGTCGCATCCCTCGCTGGAAGACCT contains these protein-coding regions:
- a CDS encoding Dyp-type peroxidase gives rise to the protein MPVELNDTVPLSWKNATGDNETMLQNLQPNILKGHVRDRLHILLLQFAEGPEGTAAARAFLAGLVPLMKSAKTALEEVDAFNQHGTQGTPYVGVGLTNAGYGRLGLTGAVPSDQVFQRGMRHPDSLSNLSDPDPVQWEPGYQQTIHAVVLVGDADSSPAGARLAEVEALLTDSITVLARETGQTLHDAAGRAIEHFGYVDGRSLPLFLAEDLQAERDTMDGTSVWDPFLPLGRVLVADTAAPDPTTDFGSYFVLRKLEQNVRAFKAAEEELADALKLDNNDRERAGAMLVGRFRDGTPLTLQAEAGADKPVMNDFTYASDHAAHKCPFQAHIRKTNPRGSGGFEPPEGERLHLLARRGQTYGERAEGDLPESGVGLLFMAFNSELGQQFEFVQRLWANNAGFPQHGTAPQPGLDPVIGQGSRLPQTWPQAWGDDESQEVPAPEQAVTMKGGEYFFMPSLPFLRSL